One window of Marinomonas primoryensis genomic DNA carries:
- a CDS encoding HigA family addiction module antitoxin, with amino-acid sequence MSMHNPPHPGEFIYDVYLEPSGLSCRYLAKQLDVASSTLNRVLKGQSAVSPEMALRLSKALGRTPESWLAMQDNYDLWHAKQHLNLANVHEVNFAMT; translated from the coding sequence ATGAGTATGCATAACCCTCCGCACCCAGGTGAATTCATATATGACGTCTACCTTGAACCTTCAGGCCTGAGTTGTCGGTATTTAGCCAAACAACTGGATGTTGCTTCTTCGACCTTGAATCGAGTTTTAAAAGGTCAAAGTGCTGTATCACCAGAAATGGCTCTGCGTTTATCAAAAGCATTAGGCAGGACTCCCGAAAGCTGGTTAGCTATGCAAGACAATTATGATCTTTGGCATGCAAAGCAGCATCTAAATTTAGCCAATGTCCATGAAGTGAATTTCGCAATGACTTGA
- a CDS encoding type II toxin-antitoxin system RelE/ParE family toxin: MIKSFKHKGLKKYFETGSASGIQAKHKSKLRMQLTAIDTAQEIDDINLPGFKLHTLKGDRDGIWSITVNGNWRITFEFIDGNAYILNYEDYH, translated from the coding sequence ATGATTAAATCATTTAAACACAAAGGCCTTAAGAAGTACTTTGAAACAGGCAGTGCTTCCGGTATTCAAGCAAAACATAAAAGTAAGTTACGTATGCAACTTACTGCGATTGATACCGCCCAAGAAATTGATGACATCAATTTACCCGGTTTTAAGTTACATACCTTAAAAGGTGACCGTGATGGGATTTGGTCTATTACTGTAAACGGTAATTGGCGCATTACTTTCGAGTTTATTGATGGCAATGCTTATATTCTAAACTATGAGGACTACCACTGA
- a CDS encoding addiction module protein: MTQVNRNIVEDALSLSMNERVELVEKLLESLDTPNAELNAIWAQESDARIEAYDKKQLNSKPLSEVLSKYK; this comes from the coding sequence ATGACTCAAGTAAACAGAAACATCGTTGAAGATGCATTATCACTCTCAATGAACGAACGGGTAGAGCTTGTCGAAAAGCTACTTGAAAGCTTAGATACACCGAATGCTGAGCTAAACGCTATTTGGGCGCAGGAGTCAGATGCTCGCATTGAAGCGTATGATAAAAAGCAACTTAACTCTAAACCCCTCTCTGAAGTGCTAAGCAAATATAAATGA
- a CDS encoding P-loop NTPase fold protein — MKDFIKELLERNSHLTLHNANEAETRKKLIDKIIEEVLDWKDFDISYEERVSEDGNTTFADYIIRTADISILIEAKRIGDSFNTIPNQKRVKLSGQIMEGKTGDAIKQARNYCRKKSIPFAVVTNGSQWILFPAVRTDQVSFSSSYAIVFDSLERVLGEESEYFKSLLSRDGVIDGNLATELIGRNTDQFEERRLNRFFKGSGTRSTNPIYPLIENEVISAFSDSIINSDKDLLEKCYVKNADRQKFDNRIKMHLQKREPLFSSQPKRPMRKRESASLFNSITAASSNSRPLAILILGTVGTGKTTFLQYTRRVASESYFEKSNNELYPHWIDIDFRNFSQNESPINFIYSSLFEYIKNDDYFSDYNRSIKNAYSEDIKALKSGPMFLLSKNQDNFNEKITEVIMDDYNKVAPYVDKLIKYGAAQSPVFLVIDNIDQFEDDETQSNIFSDAIALAGRLNINLIIAMRESTYVDHRNSPTFDAFDFDPIHIEPPEIPAVLSRRFFLTGQMLSEKKGSFTALNGADFKVDDLSVFIDIVKSSVLGTEIGDRIDVLSNHDVRLALRMTREFLARGYTDPAKALQTFGSTKKYTLPKQEAFRSILLGNQSVYSEEYSVIGNPFDSRLGRSNGELLRMFVLGALVKHSSNTGSGSLDGPTIRDNLKAIGFSESDTIDVLSDLCEKRFIHTKSHGRADLSSSYFASRLGGHIIRSLLSDFTFVENILMDTFISDKAVWEVLKLLSQQITDERNVVDRLKLRASRCRSFYSYMITQYKPLLEEATRRSLDPTWLSNPLEEMLKELEDNMQKAIDSAERNYGNNKPKKA, encoded by the coding sequence ATGAAAGATTTTATCAAAGAGCTACTAGAGCGTAATTCACATTTAACACTTCATAATGCCAACGAAGCAGAAACGAGAAAAAAATTAATAGATAAAATTATTGAAGAAGTTTTAGATTGGAAAGATTTTGATATTTCATATGAAGAAAGGGTATCGGAGGATGGAAATACAACTTTTGCGGACTATATAATAAGAACTGCAGATATATCAATATTAATTGAAGCTAAAAGGATCGGAGATTCATTCAACACAATACCAAATCAAAAGAGAGTGAAACTTTCTGGTCAAATTATGGAGGGTAAGACTGGGGATGCTATAAAACAAGCCAGAAATTACTGCAGAAAAAAATCTATACCTTTTGCAGTTGTTACAAATGGTAGCCAATGGATTCTCTTTCCTGCTGTTCGAACTGACCAAGTTAGTTTTTCATCGTCTTACGCAATAGTTTTCGACTCTCTAGAAAGAGTCTTAGGTGAAGAATCTGAATACTTTAAAAGTCTCTTATCTAGAGATGGAGTCATTGATGGTAATTTGGCAACCGAACTTATAGGGAGAAATACAGATCAATTTGAAGAACGAAGACTGAACAGATTTTTTAAAGGGTCTGGGACAAGATCAACAAACCCGATATACCCCCTAATAGAAAACGAAGTTATAAGTGCTTTTTCAGACTCAATAATAAATTCAGATAAAGATCTGCTCGAAAAATGTTATGTAAAAAATGCAGATAGACAAAAATTTGATAACAGAATAAAAATGCACTTACAGAAGAGAGAGCCTTTATTTTCATCTCAACCTAAACGACCTATGAGAAAAAGAGAGTCAGCGTCATTATTTAACTCTATTACTGCCGCCTCTTCAAATTCTCGCCCTTTAGCAATATTGATTTTAGGTACTGTAGGAACGGGTAAAACTACCTTTTTACAATATACAAGAAGAGTTGCATCAGAGTCATATTTTGAAAAATCTAATAATGAATTATATCCACATTGGATTGATATAGATTTTAGAAACTTCTCGCAAAATGAATCACCAATAAATTTCATATATTCCTCATTATTCGAATATATTAAAAATGATGATTATTTTAGTGATTATAATAGGTCAATTAAAAATGCTTACTCAGAAGATATTAAAGCATTAAAAAGTGGCCCTATGTTCCTTCTTTCTAAAAACCAAGACAACTTCAATGAAAAAATCACTGAAGTTATTATGGATGATTACAACAAGGTTGCTCCATATGTCGACAAATTAATAAAATACGGCGCAGCACAGAGCCCAGTTTTTTTGGTAATTGATAATATTGACCAATTTGAAGATGACGAAACACAGTCTAATATTTTTTCTGATGCAATAGCACTGGCTGGCCGGTTAAATATTAATTTAATCATTGCTATGAGAGAGTCGACTTATGTAGATCATAGAAACTCACCTACATTTGATGCTTTTGACTTCGATCCGATTCATATTGAGCCTCCAGAGATCCCAGCGGTACTTTCAAGACGCTTTTTCTTAACCGGACAAATGTTATCTGAAAAGAAAGGAAGTTTCACTGCTTTAAATGGTGCAGATTTCAAGGTAGATGACCTATCTGTATTTATAGATATAGTAAAAAGCTCAGTACTTGGAACCGAAATAGGCGATAGAATTGATGTTTTATCTAATCATGACGTTCGTCTTGCATTAAGAATGACTCGAGAATTTTTAGCTAGAGGCTATACTGACCCTGCAAAAGCATTACAAACATTCGGGTCAACAAAAAAATATACTCTACCTAAGCAAGAAGCTTTTAGATCAATACTGTTAGGAAATCAATCTGTATACAGTGAAGAATATTCTGTTATTGGTAACCCTTTTGATTCTAGACTAGGGAGATCAAACGGAGAATTACTTCGTATGTTTGTGCTTGGCGCATTAGTTAAACACAGTAGCAATACTGGAAGTGGATCTCTTGATGGGCCAACTATCAGAGATAATTTAAAAGCTATAGGGTTCTCTGAATCAGATACAATCGATGTATTATCCGATTTATGTGAAAAGAGGTTTATTCATACTAAATCACATGGAAGAGCAGATCTTTCTAGTAGTTATTTTGCGAGTAGACTTGGTGGTCATATAATAAGAAGTTTACTTTCTGACTTTACCTTTGTAGAGAATATATTAATGGATACGTTCATTTCAGATAAAGCAGTTTGGGAGGTATTAAAATTACTCTCTCAGCAGATTACAGATGAAAGGAATGTTGTAGATAGACTTAAACTCAGAGCATCTAGGTGCAGAAGTTTTTATTCTTACATGATCACTCAATATAAACCTCTACTGGAGGAGGCAACCAGAAGAAGTCTTGACCCTACGTGGCTAAGCAACCCATTGGAGGAAATGCTTAAAGAACTGGAAGACAATATGCAGAAAGCTATTGATTCTGCTGAACGTAATTACGGAAATAATAAGCCTAAGAAAGCTTAA
- the pgi gene encoding glucose-6-phosphate isomerase, with protein sequence MRSPTELTAWKKLADHQQEMNSVDMKSLFEADPKRAEKYTTHAAGWTLDYAKNRANEKTLSLLTDLVKEAGLENAIKGMFSGAHINNTEDRSVLHIALRASQAQESLMVDGVNVLEEVRTTLKQMEKFVAQLHSGEWKGHSGKTITDVVSIGIGGSYLGPKVVAEALTPYKKDDIKVHFVANIDGSDITGKLKQLNPETTVFVISSKTFGTLETLSNANAARDWFLSNGGSEASVSKHFAAVSSNVKKAVAFGMAEENIFPMWDWVGGRYSLWSAIGLPVAIAVGMDNFYELLDGAHQMDEHFRTAPFEENLPVIMGALGVWYINFHNAQTHALIPYDHYLRAMPAHIQQLDMESNGKSTLLNGDGVETDTGPIIWGGAGTNGQHAYHQLLHQGTRLVPVDFIVPLASHNPIGEHHTQLFANCLSQSQALMVGKTLEQAQQELRDAGATAEQIAKIAPHKVIKGNRPSNTLLTDKMTPAAVGALIALYEHRTFVQGTIWGINSFDQWGVELGKVLGTDIFNHLVSDSDNSALDASTQALIQAFKKAQA encoded by the coding sequence ATGCGCTCACCCACAGAACTAACAGCTTGGAAAAAGTTGGCCGACCACCAACAAGAAATGAACTCTGTTGATATGAAATCCTTGTTTGAAGCAGACCCAAAACGTGCTGAGAAATACACCACTCACGCGGCAGGCTGGACTCTTGATTACGCCAAAAACCGCGCCAACGAAAAAACCTTATCTCTACTCACAGATCTCGTAAAAGAAGCAGGACTAGAAAATGCCATCAAAGGTATGTTCAGCGGCGCGCACATCAACAACACAGAAGACCGCTCTGTTTTGCACATCGCCCTTCGTGCTAGCCAAGCTCAAGAATCGCTCATGGTGGATGGCGTTAACGTCTTAGAAGAAGTCCGTACCACACTAAAACAAATGGAAAAATTTGTTGCGCAACTGCACAGCGGCGAATGGAAAGGCCATAGCGGAAAAACCATTACGGATGTAGTTTCTATCGGCATTGGCGGCTCTTACCTTGGGCCAAAAGTGGTTGCAGAAGCTCTGACACCGTACAAAAAAGACGACATCAAAGTACACTTTGTTGCCAACATCGATGGTTCTGACATTACCGGCAAGCTAAAACAGCTGAACCCAGAAACCACTGTTTTTGTTATCTCATCGAAAACCTTTGGTACATTAGAAACCTTATCTAACGCCAACGCAGCACGTGATTGGTTCCTAAGCAATGGCGGGTCTGAAGCGTCAGTAAGCAAACACTTCGCGGCCGTTAGCTCGAACGTGAAAAAAGCCGTTGCCTTTGGTATGGCAGAAGAAAACATCTTCCCAATGTGGGATTGGGTTGGCGGACGTTACTCACTTTGGTCAGCGATTGGCTTGCCAGTAGCAATTGCCGTTGGCATGGACAACTTCTATGAATTGCTAGACGGCGCTCACCAAATGGATGAGCATTTCCGTACCGCACCGTTTGAAGAAAACCTCCCCGTTATCATGGGCGCACTTGGCGTGTGGTACATCAACTTCCACAACGCACAAACCCATGCCTTGATCCCTTACGATCACTACCTACGCGCCATGCCAGCTCACATACAACAGCTCGACATGGAAAGTAACGGTAAATCTACACTATTGAATGGTGACGGTGTAGAAACCGACACCGGCCCCATCATTTGGGGTGGCGCTGGCACCAACGGCCAACACGCTTACCACCAGTTATTGCATCAAGGCACCCGCCTTGTTCCTGTGGACTTCATTGTCCCATTGGCAAGCCACAACCCAATTGGCGAACACCACACACAATTGTTTGCTAACTGCCTAAGCCAGTCGCAAGCCTTGATGGTCGGTAAAACCCTTGAGCAAGCACAGCAAGAACTTCGTGATGCCGGTGCAACAGCTGAGCAAATCGCCAAGATTGCACCGCACAAAGTGATCAAAGGCAACCGCCCAAGCAACACCCTACTAACGGATAAAATGACACCAGCGGCCGTTGGTGCCTTGATCGCCCTCTACGAGCACCGTACTTTTGTACAAGGCACGATTTGGGGCATCAACTCATTCGACCAATGGGGCGTCGAACTTGGCAAAGTATTGGGAACCGACATCTTCAACCACCTTGTTAGCGACAGCGACAACAGCGCACTGGATGCTTCTACCCAAGCACTGATCCAAGCGTTCAAGAAAGCTCAAGCTTAA
- the panC gene encoding pantoate--beta-alanine ligase gives MKTFHTIAELRAALKIERLQDKSIIFVPTMGNLHDGHMSLIRRATEEGDVIVSSIFVNPMQFSANEDLERYPKTLEEDKRVLQANGCHYLFAPDALEMYPDGKRSQTQIEVIGLSDILCGASRPGHFVGVSTVVTKLFNIVQPDCAIFGNKDFQQLKVIEDMVRDLSSNVRVIGIDTARNDDGLAMSSRNGYLTKEERHIAPTMYQTLLWAKDALITNSASHEDIREQALQKLEAAGFRRDYFEIRAQDNLQTPSEEEKSLVILAAAYLGSARLIDNLRVELA, from the coding sequence ATGAAAACTTTTCACACCATCGCCGAACTTCGTGCTGCCCTGAAAATAGAGCGCCTACAAGACAAAAGCATTATTTTTGTGCCGACCATGGGCAACTTACATGACGGACACATGTCACTGATTCGTCGTGCTACCGAAGAAGGCGATGTGATCGTTTCCTCTATTTTTGTTAATCCAATGCAGTTTTCTGCAAACGAAGACCTAGAGCGCTACCCAAAAACGCTTGAAGAAGACAAACGCGTCTTACAAGCAAATGGCTGTCATTATCTATTTGCACCCGATGCCCTAGAAATGTACCCAGATGGCAAACGTAGCCAAACTCAAATTGAAGTCATTGGCCTATCCGATATCCTTTGTGGCGCATCACGCCCAGGGCATTTTGTTGGTGTCTCTACCGTAGTGACCAAATTGTTTAACATTGTTCAGCCAGACTGTGCCATATTCGGCAACAAAGACTTTCAGCAATTAAAAGTCATTGAAGACATGGTTCGAGACCTAAGCTCTAACGTACGAGTGATCGGCATCGATACTGCGCGTAATGACGACGGCCTTGCTATGAGTTCACGCAATGGCTATTTAACCAAAGAAGAAAGGCACATCGCACCGACGATGTACCAAACCTTGTTATGGGCGAAAGACGCCCTAATAACAAACAGTGCGAGTCACGAGGACATCCGCGAACAAGCTCTACAGAAGCTTGAAGCGGCTGGATTCCGTCGTGATTATTTCGAGATCCGCGCACAAGATAATTTGCAAACACCGTCAGAGGAAGAGAAAAGCCTAGTCATTTTGGCTGCGGCATACCTAGGAAGCGCACGCTTGATCGATAACTTGCGTGTAGAACTTGCTTAA
- the panB gene encoding 3-methyl-2-oxobutanoate hydroxymethyltransferase: protein MYSDNSQRKLTKPVTLSTLKKMKIDKEKITCLTSYDASFTNVMNVAGVETILVGDSLGMVIQGQDSTLPVTIEDMCYHTAAVKRGNTNAFILADMSFMSYSKPEQALDNAAKLMQAGASMVKLEGGSWLADTIRLLSQRGIPVCAHLGLTPQSVHKFGGYKVQGKSQESADLLLKESLELVEAGADILLYECIPTELGKTLTDAVPVPTIGIGAGHHTDGQVLVMHDMLGINLGHTPKFVKNFLTDGRNVTEAFEAYVKEVKDTTFPGPEHGFKQ from the coding sequence ATGTATTCAGATAACTCACAAAGAAAGCTTACCAAGCCAGTTACTTTATCTACTCTCAAAAAGATGAAAATTGATAAAGAAAAAATCACCTGCCTCACATCCTATGACGCGTCATTCACCAATGTCATGAATGTTGCTGGCGTTGAAACCATTCTTGTTGGTGATTCCTTAGGCATGGTCATACAAGGCCAAGACAGCACGCTTCCTGTTACTATTGAAGACATGTGCTATCACACAGCGGCCGTGAAACGAGGCAACACCAATGCCTTCATCCTAGCCGACATGTCGTTCATGAGTTACAGCAAACCTGAGCAAGCACTCGACAATGCCGCAAAACTCATGCAAGCCGGTGCGAGCATGGTCAAACTAGAAGGCGGAAGCTGGCTTGCCGACACTATAAGACTATTAAGCCAACGCGGCATTCCAGTGTGCGCCCACTTAGGATTAACCCCTCAGTCTGTGCATAAATTTGGCGGCTATAAAGTTCAAGGCAAAAGCCAAGAATCCGCTGATTTATTACTGAAAGAATCTCTTGAACTGGTTGAAGCAGGCGCTGACATCTTGCTTTACGAATGCATCCCAACCGAACTTGGTAAAACACTAACCGACGCCGTTCCTGTACCGACCATAGGCATAGGCGCTGGACACCACACTGACGGCCAAGTTTTGGTAATGCACGACATGCTCGGCATTAACTTAGGCCACACACCAAAGTTCGTCAAAAACTTCTTAACCGATGGCCGTAATGTCACAGAAGCCTTTGAAGCCTATGTTAAAGAAGTCAAAGACACGACATTCCCAGGACCAGAGCACGGATTCAAACAATGA
- the folK gene encoding 2-amino-4-hydroxy-6-hydroxymethyldihydropteridine diphosphokinase — MQAYIGLGSNLDNPMAQLDRAIETLKKHDRLNAFRVSSIYGSKPVGPQDQPDYINAVASFETDLTPIALLDILQSIEQAQRRVRERHWGPRTLDLDLLLYGSEKIQLPRLTVPHTHMLERGFVIKPLNDLAPKMRLENGKTVTEQLHQLDTSDLVLIKEE; from the coding sequence ATACAAGCTTATATCGGCCTCGGCAGCAATCTTGACAACCCAATGGCGCAACTTGATCGCGCCATTGAAACCCTAAAGAAGCACGATCGCTTAAACGCTTTTCGTGTTTCTTCTATTTACGGCAGCAAGCCCGTTGGTCCTCAAGATCAACCAGACTACATTAATGCCGTCGCATCATTCGAAACCGACCTAACCCCTATTGCTCTACTCGACATATTACAAAGCATAGAACAAGCTCAACGCCGAGTAAGAGAACGCCATTGGGGTCCGCGCACCCTTGATTTAGATCTGTTATTGTACGGGTCAGAAAAAATACAATTACCTCGACTAACTGTACCGCATACCCACATGCTAGAAAGAGGGTTTGTCATCAAACCACTCAACGATCTTGCACCTAAGATGCGCTTAGAAAATGGCAAAACCGTTACCGAGCAGTTACACCAACTTGATACCAGCGATTTGGTTCTTATCAAAGAAGAATAA
- the pcnB gene encoding polynucleotide adenylyltransferase PcnB: MLTGLKSLVRKATSLFASPQAQTYPIIIPRSDHSLSRQNLSPNAVKVLYRLNKAGYDAYLVGGCVRDHLIGIEPKDFDVVTNATPEEVHTIFSNSRLIGRRFKLVHVTFGREIIEVSTFRAGASQDDDSEKQQPQESLKGKDSARSAHGIVLRDNVYGSIEEDAERRDFTFNALYYNVQDFSIHDYCGGLKDIEDKQIRIIGDARQRYQEDPVRMLRAIRFAGKLGFELEAKTAAPIKEMAHLLDHIPPARLFEEVLKLMGSGNGIQTFALLRQYGLFRYLFPDTDALLKSGWKRDDIDPEAFILQGLKNTDDRIQSGKTTAPYFLYAVLLWPSVALRHDEFQAQGMPATPALHQAANMVLDNQVASTAIPRRFSTPMREIWDMQYRLPKRYGKRAFLLLEHPRFRAGFDFLLIRELSGTKLDGLGDWWEAFQHGSESQQRELIKNIDTHANDKEGPKKRRPRRRRKSNGNSISANTPSETSDE; the protein is encoded by the coding sequence ATGCTTACAGGATTAAAATCTCTGGTACGTAAAGCTACCTCTCTGTTTGCCTCACCACAGGCTCAGACTTACCCTATTATCATCCCTCGCAGCGATCACAGCTTATCTCGCCAAAATTTAAGCCCCAATGCCGTAAAAGTATTATATCGCCTAAATAAAGCTGGCTATGACGCTTACCTTGTCGGCGGCTGCGTTCGAGACCACCTCATCGGTATTGAGCCAAAAGACTTTGATGTCGTAACCAACGCGACACCCGAAGAAGTTCACACCATTTTTTCTAACTCAAGACTCATTGGTCGTCGGTTCAAATTGGTTCATGTGACCTTTGGTCGTGAAATTATTGAAGTCTCTACATTTAGAGCGGGCGCATCCCAAGACGATGACAGCGAAAAGCAGCAGCCACAAGAATCTCTAAAAGGTAAAGACTCCGCGCGATCTGCCCATGGCATTGTATTACGCGACAACGTGTACGGCAGTATTGAAGAAGACGCAGAACGCCGCGACTTCACTTTTAACGCGCTGTATTACAATGTTCAAGATTTCAGTATTCACGATTACTGCGGTGGCCTAAAAGACATAGAAGACAAACAGATTCGTATTATTGGTGACGCTCGTCAGCGCTATCAAGAAGATCCTGTGCGTATGTTGCGTGCGATTCGCTTCGCCGGAAAGCTCGGCTTTGAACTTGAAGCCAAAACAGCGGCACCGATCAAAGAAATGGCGCACCTGCTAGACCATATTCCGCCAGCGCGCCTTTTCGAAGAAGTGTTAAAACTTATGGGCAGCGGCAACGGTATCCAAACCTTTGCTTTACTCCGCCAATATGGTCTATTTCGTTATTTATTTCCCGACACTGACGCTTTACTTAAAAGCGGCTGGAAACGCGATGATATCGATCCGGAAGCCTTTATCCTTCAAGGCCTAAAAAACACAGACGATCGCATACAAAGCGGCAAAACGACAGCACCTTACTTTTTATACGCTGTACTACTGTGGCCAAGCGTCGCGTTACGCCATGATGAATTTCAAGCGCAAGGCATGCCAGCGACACCCGCACTGCACCAAGCTGCGAACATGGTATTAGACAATCAAGTCGCATCGACCGCCATTCCACGACGATTTTCAACACCCATGCGTGAAATTTGGGACATGCAATATAGACTCCCAAAACGCTATGGGAAACGTGCCTTTTTACTACTAGAACACCCTCGCTTCCGCGCTGGATTTGATTTCTTATTAATCAGAGAACTCAGCGGCACAAAATTGGATGGCCTAGGTGACTGGTGGGAAGCTTTTCAGCATGGTTCAGAAAGCCAGCAAAGAGAGCTCATCAAAAACATTGATACTCACGCCAACGACAAAGAAGGCCCAAAAAAACGCCGCCCACGTCGTCGCAGAAAAAGTAATGGCAATAGCATAAGTGCAAACACGCCAAGCGAAACATCTGACGAATAA